The Coprobacillus cateniformis DNA window GATCCAGGAACAACAACTGATAATCGTTATATACATTATTTAAACGCCGATGGGACAAGAGGGAAAATGAGGCAGTTTGATCATTTGCCTCAAGGTGCAAAATATACTCTTTTTGATGATGTGAGATATACCAATCATGTGGGTATTGACTTCTACCATAGATATAAAGAAGATATTGCCTTGTTTGCTGAAATGGGATTTACAACATTGAATACAACAATATCCTGGGCGAGAATTTTTCCATATGGAGTAGAAGGTGGAGTGAATCAGGCAGGTGTTGAATTTTATAGAAATGTTTTTAAGGAATGTAGAAAATATGGTATGGATCCAGTGATTACATTATATAAGTATGATGAACCTGTCTATTTAGAGGAAACATATGGAGGATGGACAAACAGGGAGATGATTCATCAATTTGTTGAATTTGCAAGAGTCTGTTTCACCGAGTATAAAGATTTGGTTGATAAATGGTTAACATTTAATGAAATTAATATTTTACTTCATTTTGATGTCAAAGAAGGAAAACAGGTTGCTTTTACAGAACTTCATCATCAAATGGTTGCTGCAGCACAGGCTGTCAAAGTTGCCCATGACATAGATCCAGAAATCAAAGTCGGCTGTATGGTTGCAGGATTTTGCTGTTATCCAATGACATGTGATCCTCAAGATGTGATTGCTTCATACAAAGAATTCCAAAACAAGTTTGCCTATTGTGCGGATACAATGGTAAGAGGATATTACCCATCATATGCAGTGCGTATTTGGAAAGAAAACAATGTGAAATTAGATATTACAAAGGAAGATAAACAAGATCTTATGGAAGGAAAATCAGATTTCTTAGCTTACTCCTATTATATGTCAAATGTTATCACAACTCATCAAAATCAGGGTGATGCTTTAACAACCGCAGGTGGACAAGGTCAGGTGAAAAACCCATATCTTGAAGCAAGTGAAT harbors:
- a CDS encoding glycoside hydrolase family 1 protein; protein product: MSFPKKFLWGGSISAAQCEGAWDEDGKSPVQVDFGDPGTTTDNRYIHYLNADGTRGKMRQFDHLPQGAKYTLFDDVRYTNHVGIDFYHRYKEDIALFAEMGFTTLNTTISWARIFPYGVEGGVNQAGVEFYRNVFKECRKYGMDPVITLYKYDEPVYLEETYGGWTNREMIHQFVEFARVCFTEYKDLVDKWLTFNEINILLHFDVKEGKQVAFTELHHQMVAAAQAVKVAHDIDPEIKVGCMVAGFCCYPMTCDPQDVIASYKEFQNKFAYCADTMVRGYYPSYAVRIWKENNVKLDITKEDKQDLMEGKSDFLAYSYYMSNVITTHQNQGDALTTAGGQGQVKNPYLEASEWGWQIDPTGYEYFLHVLNDRYQVPLFDVENGLGAYDKVEEDGSIHDDYRINYLRSHIQSLMKAREEGVNIFGYTTWGPIDLVSFTTGQMDKRYGFIYVDMNDNGVGNLCRMKKDSFYWYQKVIQSHGEGLD